A region from the Microcoleus sp. FACHB-68 genome encodes:
- a CDS encoding Npun_R2479 family HD domain-containing metalloprotein, with product MFNPTDVLIKTFAESLQAGYRKTYGNIKPKYAEMLGWVANLALENLANSNALYHNVEHTVIVTLVGQEILRGKQLREGNVSCEDWLQTIISLLCHDIGYVKGVCRQDRSKERLFATGIGDEMISLPPSSTDASLTPYHVDRGKLFIEEHFSGRDFIDVQAIKRNIELTRFPVPNDADHKDTVDFPGLVRAADLIGQLSDPRYLDKLPALFYEFEETGTNKILGYRHPGDLRAGFPNFFWNVVDSYIQEGLRHLEATYAGKQIIASLRMNVFVVEYELLLNNLQLSFTPQETLRGFGEQEGRHRLGEPSLSGDRQFSDLSPNYLSIC from the coding sequence ATGTTTAATCCCACAGACGTACTTATTAAAACTTTCGCAGAAAGCTTGCAAGCCGGCTACCGTAAAACTTACGGAAATATTAAGCCGAAGTATGCAGAAATGCTCGGCTGGGTTGCCAATCTCGCTTTAGAAAACCTTGCCAATAGCAACGCCCTTTATCATAACGTTGAACACACTGTGATCGTCACCTTAGTGGGGCAGGAAATCCTACGGGGCAAGCAGCTTCGGGAAGGAAATGTTTCTTGTGAAGACTGGTTACAGACGATTATTTCTTTATTGTGCCATGATATTGGTTACGTTAAGGGGGTTTGCCGGCAAGATAGAAGCAAAGAAAGATTATTTGCAACCGGCATAGGCGATGAAATGATTTCTCTGCCTCCAAGTTCAACAGATGCCAGTCTCACTCCTTATCATGTAGATCGAGGAAAACTGTTTATCGAGGAGCATTTTTCTGGGCGCGATTTCATTGATGTTCAAGCAATTAAACGTAATATTGAGCTGACACGCTTTCCTGTGCCAAATGATGCAGATCATAAAGATACGGTTGACTTTCCCGGCTTAGTTCGGGCAGCCGATCTCATCGGTCAGTTAAGCGATCCGCGCTATTTAGACAAATTGCCGGCACTCTTTTATGAATTTGAAGAAACCGGCACTAATAAAATCTTGGGTTATCGCCATCCTGGGGACTTGCGTGCCGGCTTTCCTAACTTTTTCTGGAATGTAGTGGATTCTTACATTCAAGAGGGACTGCGTCATTTAGAAGCGACGTATGCCGGCAAACAAATTATTGCCAGCTTAAGAATGAATGTGTTCGTCGTTGAATATGAACTGCTGTTAAATAATCTTCAGTTGTCATTCACCCCACAAGAGACTTTAAGGGGTTTTGGGGAACAAGAAGGCAGACACCGCTTGGGGGAGCCTAGCTTATCCGGTGACAGGCAATTTTCTGATCTGTCACCTAATTATTTATCTATTTGCTAA
- a CDS encoding sulfite exporter TauE/SafE family protein — MPVLFLALVSFASWFISTLAGGGSPLVLIPLVNFLLGSQALAPTLTTGMLLGNSQRIFLFWRHINWVVTFWYLPGAIVGAVAGAYAFTKIHLDWLQLLIGLFLVITVFSFGFGKKERIFTVRSWHFLPAGLVYAFVSGIIGSSGPVMNPLYLNYGLVKEEMIATKSTNVVVVHIAKMVTYAALGALTPEYLGYGLVIGLAAAPANYLGQYVLSKMSEQQFRQVVLATMAISGALMVWGQRDLMSFW; from the coding sequence ATGCCCGTTCTTTTCCTGGCTTTAGTCAGTTTCGCTTCTTGGTTCATCAGCACCTTGGCTGGTGGTGGCAGTCCTTTGGTGCTGATTCCGCTGGTTAATTTTCTCTTGGGTTCCCAAGCCTTAGCGCCAACCCTCACAACGGGAATGCTGCTGGGAAACTCCCAACGGATTTTTCTGTTTTGGCGGCATATCAACTGGGTTGTGACGTTTTGGTATTTACCGGGTGCGATTGTTGGGGCGGTTGCCGGCGCGTATGCTTTTACCAAAATCCATCTCGATTGGCTGCAACTGTTAATCGGCCTGTTTTTGGTGATTACGGTTTTTAGCTTCGGTTTTGGCAAAAAAGAACGTATTTTTACCGTCAGATCGTGGCATTTCTTACCCGCCGGCTTAGTATATGCGTTTGTTTCTGGAATTATTGGAAGTAGCGGGCCGGTGATGAATCCGCTTTACCTGAACTATGGCTTGGTCAAAGAAGAGATGATCGCCACAAAATCGACCAATGTGGTGGTTGTTCATATTGCCAAAATGGTAACTTATGCAGCTTTAGGCGCTTTGACTCCAGAGTATCTTGGATATGGTTTGGTGATTGGGTTAGCAGCAGCGCCGGCAAACTACCTCGGTCAGTACGTTCTTAGCAAAATGAGCGAGCAACAGTTTCGGCAGGTCGTTCTTGCTACAATGGCAATTTCTGGTGCGTTGATGGTGTGGGGTCAGCGAGACTTGATGAGTTTTTGGTAA
- a CDS encoding aminotransferase class I/II-fold pyridoxal phosphate-dependent enzyme: MNNIPPLDLAQQYETISEEVSKAVLGVLASGRYIGGPLVEGFEQQFAAYVGVSECVACNSGTDALYLALKALKIGPGDEVITTPFTFFATAEVISDAGATPVFVDIDPQTYNLDLNQLSAAITGKTRAIVPVHLFGQPVNMTELMEIAQHHGLAVIEDCAQATGAEWAGQKVGSIGHIGCFSFFPTKNLGACGDGGALTTNDPQIAAEVRALKEHGQKRRYYYEEIGMNSRLDTIQAAILQIKLRYLDNWNNQRRAVAALYDQLLSPIPSIIRPLELSEGRGVWNQYTIRIPQASPTGAGRDHVRERLQQLGVSSMVYYPLPLHLQPVYKELGYQAGQLPVSEQVATEVLSLPMFPELSPAQQTQVVYSLKDCLTPPAESAGA; the protein is encoded by the coding sequence GTGAATAACATTCCCCCTCTTGACCTAGCCCAACAGTACGAAACCATCAGTGAAGAAGTCAGTAAAGCTGTCTTAGGGGTACTCGCCTCTGGCCGTTACATTGGCGGACCGTTGGTGGAAGGTTTTGAGCAGCAGTTTGCCGCCTATGTGGGTGTGTCTGAATGTGTGGCGTGCAACTCTGGTACAGATGCCCTCTATCTGGCCCTGAAAGCTCTAAAAATCGGCCCTGGGGATGAGGTGATTACAACGCCTTTCACATTTTTTGCCACGGCTGAGGTCATCAGTGACGCCGGCGCGACGCCGGTGTTTGTGGATATTGACCCGCAAACTTACAACCTTGATCTCAATCAGCTTTCAGCCGCGATCACCGGCAAGACGCGGGCGATTGTGCCGGTACACTTGTTTGGGCAGCCGGTGAATATGACTGAATTGATGGAAATTGCCCAGCATCACGGGTTGGCAGTGATTGAAGACTGTGCTCAAGCCACCGGCGCTGAATGGGCAGGCCAAAAAGTTGGTAGCATTGGTCATATTGGTTGCTTCAGTTTCTTTCCCACCAAAAATCTGGGTGCTTGTGGCGATGGTGGCGCACTGACAACCAACGATCCTCAAATCGCCGCTGAAGTTCGGGCGCTGAAGGAACACGGCCAGAAAAGGCGCTACTATTACGAAGAAATTGGCATGAACAGCCGGCTTGATACTATACAAGCTGCAATTCTTCAAATTAAGCTGCGCTATCTTGATAATTGGAATAACCAGCGTCGAGCGGTTGCGGCGCTTTATGACCAACTGTTGAGTCCGATTCCCAGCATCATTCGCCCTCTAGAACTGTCTGAGGGGCGCGGAGTTTGGAATCAGTACACCATTCGCATCCCTCAAGCGTCGCCAACGGGTGCCGGTCGCGACCACGTGCGAGAGCGACTACAGCAGTTGGGCGTTAGTTCAATGGTCTATTATCCCCTGCCTTTGCATCTGCAACCAGTTTACAAAGAATTGGGTTATCAGGCCGGCCAGCTGCCGGTGAGCGAACAGGTTGCGACAGAGGTCTTATCCTTGCCGATGTTCCCAGAACTTTCACCGGCACAGCAAACTCAGGTCGTCTACAGCCTTAAAGATTGCTTGACACCGCCGGCAGAAAGTGCAGGCGCGTGA
- a CDS encoding NAD(P)/FAD-dependent oxidoreductase, whose translation MPDFDVIVIGTGIGGLVAGAMLARYGKTVVVCESHTVAGGAAHGFHRQGFHFDTGPSFYCGLSGRQSLNPLRQVLEVLGESLETVPYEPLGHYHFPNFTLPVYSDSERYRQAVAQITPQGARELERFEKRLLTLYDALKDIPTLALRADWQMLPALLRYWPALLKLLPQIGVIQGSAGQIMDRDVTDAQVRQLIDLECFLLSGLKAHGTIAPEVAFMFGERNRWGVEYPVGGSTAIVDALVRGLERWGGRLRLKTHVEQILVESGRAVGVRLRSGEVIHAPIVISNATIWDTYTHLLKLEDLPASYRRDALETPAVESFMHLHLGIRGEGLEALTGHHVVVHDSNLDIATPGNTCMISIPSVWDSQLAPAGHHLVHAYTLEPYAGWQRDSGYQERKQLKAQPLFQAVERVIPDLRQRITLEMSGTPVTHAKYLRRYQGTYGPAIAAGKGMFPGLHTPIAGLYRVGDSTMPGIGVPAVAASGILCANTLVNPEQTGKLLGL comes from the coding sequence ATGCCAGATTTTGATGTGATTGTCATTGGCACCGGCATTGGCGGCTTAGTGGCTGGGGCGATGCTAGCTCGCTATGGTAAAACTGTGGTGGTCTGCGAAAGCCACACAGTCGCGGGTGGCGCAGCACATGGCTTTCACCGGCAGGGATTTCACTTTGACACCGGCCCATCATTTTACTGCGGCTTGTCAGGCCGGCAAAGTCTGAACCCGCTGCGGCAAGTGCTAGAAGTTTTGGGAGAATCCCTGGAAACCGTTCCTTACGAACCGCTGGGTCATTACCACTTTCCAAATTTCACGCTGCCGGTGTATTCTGATTCAGAACGTTACCGGCAAGCAGTCGCCCAGATTACTCCCCAAGGTGCGCGGGAATTAGAGCGCTTTGAGAAGCGTCTCTTAACTCTCTACGATGCGCTGAAAGATATCCCCACCTTGGCACTGCGGGCGGATTGGCAAATGCTGCCGGCTTTGCTGCGATATTGGCCGGCTTTATTAAAGTTGCTGCCTCAAATTGGCGTGATCCAAGGTTCTGCCGGCCAGATTATGGATCGGGATGTTACTGACGCGCAAGTGCGGCAACTGATTGATTTGGAATGCTTTTTGCTTTCGGGTTTAAAAGCACACGGAACCATTGCGCCGGAAGTGGCGTTCATGTTTGGGGAACGCAACCGCTGGGGCGTTGAATATCCAGTCGGAGGAAGTACCGCCATTGTTGACGCATTGGTGCGAGGATTGGAACGCTGGGGAGGCAGGCTGCGGCTGAAAACTCATGTCGAGCAAATTTTAGTAGAATCGGGTCGGGCGGTGGGTGTGCGGTTGCGATCGGGTGAAGTGATCCACGCGCCAATTGTTATTTCTAACGCCACAATTTGGGATACTTACACCCATCTGCTTAAACTCGAAGACTTGCCGGCATCTTATCGGCGCGATGCCCTGGAAACGCCGGCTGTGGAAAGCTTCATGCACTTACATCTCGGCATCCGGGGTGAGGGTTTGGAGGCGTTAACGGGTCATCATGTCGTTGTTCACGACAGCAACCTCGATATCGCCACACCCGGAAATACCTGCATGATTTCCATTCCCAGTGTTTGGGATTCCCAACTCGCGCCGGCAGGACACCATCTGGTTCATGCTTATACTTTGGAACCTTATGCCGGTTGGCAGCGAGATAGCGGTTATCAGGAACGCAAACAACTGAAAGCGCAACCTTTGTTTCAGGCTGTGGAACGGGTGATCCCAGACTTGCGGCAACGCATTACCCTGGAAATGAGCGGGACGCCGGTGACACACGCCAAGTATTTGCGCCGCTATCAAGGCACTTACGGGCCGGCAATTGCGGCTGGCAAGGGGATGTTTCCTGGCTTGCACACGCCGATTGCCGGTTTGTACCGAGTGGGAGACAGCACGATGCCCGGTATTGGCGTTCCAGCGGTTGCCGCTTCTGGTATTTTGTGCGCCAATACTTTGGTGAATCCTGAACAAACTGGGAAGTTGTTGGGCTTGTAA